The window GGAAGACACGACCGCCGTTGAGTTCTGGGAGTCCCGCTACGCCGAGCGCGACCGGGTATGGACCGGCCGACCCAACCGCGGCCTCGTGGAGGCGCTCGTTGACATCGCACCCGGGACCGCGCTCGACCTCGGCTGCGGCGAGGGCGGCGACGCCGTCTGGCTCGCCGAACAGGGTTGGGACGTCACCGCCGTCGACATCGCCGGCACCGCGCTGCGTCGCGGCGCAGCCGCGGCTGCCGACCGCGGGGTGGCCACGCGCGTCACATGGATGCAGGCAGACCTCGCCGACGGCGTGCCCGAAGGCAGCTGGGACCTGGTCGTCGCGTCGTACCTGCTCTCCCCCGTCGCGCTACCGCGCGAGGTCGTGCTACGAGCGGCACGCGACCGCGTAGCTCGCGGCGGCCTGCTCATCATTCTGTCCCACCTCGCGGCAACGCCGGGAAGCTCCCCGCCGGCCCACGTGGACTTCCCGAACGTGGACGAGCAACTCGCCGCGCTCGATCTTGACAACGACTGGGACGTGCTCCGGGCCGAGCTACTCCACCCCCGAATGCTGGCACCGGATGGCACCGTCACCCATCGTGAGGACAGCTGCCTGGTCGCACGCCGCGTCCGCTGACAACCGGCTGCGGAGAGCCGCCGTCAGCTACCAGTGCACGCGGCGGGGTCCGACGGCGTCACGACGTCTTCAGTCAGAGCATTATGGGACATTCCAGCCCGTGCGGTCCCACGCGCAGAACCACGGCGATGTAGCGGTCCGTGAGACGCCGGCGCATCCCCGTTGCGGGCGGCAAAATCTCGCTCGGCGGTCCGCGCCCACAAGAGATGCGGTCCCGCGAGCAGCACGGGTCCGTAAGCCCACGAGCCGCGGTGCACCTATGCGAAGCCGGAACCGTACGTGGCGGCCGTTCGCCGGGTGCAGGCATCCAGCCGTGACGGTCGGGTGTTACTTCGGCGGCTCAGTCGACCGCCGGAAGAAGATGACGACCTATTCGGGCTGATCATTGGCCCCTTCGGATCCGTCGAGGTCATCGGGGAGAACCGCCACGGACTTGCTCTTACGGTATGAGAGAATTGGGTGTCGATTCGTTGAGGCGATCTACGTGCCACCCATGGACGCCATGCTTGACATCGAGGTGAGCCGCCGCGCGTTCGAGCAACGGGCCTGGGTCAAAGCCTGGGAGGCCCTCGCAAAGGCAGATGCGGCTACGGCGCTCGATGCCGCCACTCTGGAGCAACTTGCCCGGACGGCCTACATGCTGGGTCGGGACGACGACTACTTGTCGGGCCTCGAACGCGCACATCATGCGCATCTGAAGGATGGCGACGTCGCGGCGGCCGCCCGCTGCGCCTGGTGGATCGGCCATCACCTGCTGTTCCGCGGCCGAGCCGGACCGGCCGCCGGGTGGTTCGCCCGGGGGCAACGGCTCCTCGACTCGAGTGGCCTCGATTGCGTGGAGGTCGGGTGGCTGAAGCTCCCCGATGTCATCAAGGACCTGTCGCGCGGACGTGACGCCGAGGCCGCAGCCACGGCAGCGGCCACCGCCGAGATCGCCGAGCGGTTCGGGGACCAGGACCTGCGCGCGCTTGCCGTGATGGAACGGGGCCGGGCACTGGTGGGAGCAGGCGACCGGGAGCAGGGCCTCGAGCTCCTCGACGAGGCCATGGTCGGTGTAACCACGGGCGACCTTTCACCCCTCGTGGCGGGGATCGTCTACTGCAACACGCTCGCGTTCCTCGCCCGCATCTTCGAGCTAGCCCGTGCGCGGGAGTGGACGGCAGCGCTCACCGCGTGGTGCGACGCCCAGCCCGAGATGATCGCCCACAACGGTCCGTGTCGCGTTCACCGAGCCGAGATCATGACGCTGGAAGGCGCCTGGAGCGATGCTCTCGACGAGCTGCGGGACCTGGAGCAGCACTACACCGCCGGGGTGCTCAACGAGCGCGCGCAAGGAGACGCGGCCTACCGGAAGGGGGAGCTTCACCGCCTACGGGGCGAGCTCGGTGCAGCGGAGACCGCGTACGCAGACGCCGCCCGGCTGGGTCGCGACCCGCTTCCCGGACTTGCCTTGCTCCGGCTCCGGCAGGGGGACCTGCGTGCCGGGGTGTCGGCCATCGAGCGGGCACTGGCCGAGACGACCTCACCACTCGAGCGGGCTCCGCTGTTGGCCGCCCAGGTCGAGCTCGCACTGGCGGACGCCGACGTCGGCCCGGCTCGCGAGGCGGCGTACGAGCTCGAGCAGATCGCCTCCGCCGGAACCAGCCGGGCCCTCATGGCCACCGCGCGGGACGCTGCCGGCCAGGTCGCGCTGGCCGAAGGTGATGCAGCTGCAGCTCTGCGCAACCTCCGTCCCGCCTGGTACGCCTGGCAGGGTTTCGGGGCGACCTACCCGGCGGCATGGACCCGCGTCCACATCGGCCTTGCCTGCCAAGCTCTGGGTGACCACGAGGCGGCGTCGCAGGCGTTCGAGTCGGCCAGGGACGTCTTCCGACAGCTGGGCGCCGCTTGGGACCAGGGAAGGGTCGAGTCGCTGCTGTCGCCGGGGCACGGCAAATCGTCGTCGCATGGCCTCACGGCACGCGAGCTCGAGGTCCTCGGCCTGGTTGCCACGGGTAGCACGAACCGTGAGGTGGCCGCGACGCTGTTCATCAGCGAGAAGACCGTCGAACGGCACGTCAGCAACATCTTCACCAAGCTGGGGGTCCCCAACCGGGCGAGCGCCGGCGCGTACGCCCACGACCACGGCCTGCTCTGATCGACCGGGGGATTCCCCCCAAGACCCGCGCCTTCGCGGTTTGGGTGGTTGTCCCGAAGCGCTGCGACCCCGCTGGTTCGTAGTGTCCTGAAGACCACCGAACAGCGAGGAACCACCATGCGCACGCTTCTGAAGGTCGACATCCCGGTACAGACCGGCTCCCGAGCCGTCCAGGACGGAACCCTGGCGGAGACCGTCAAGAAGGTCTTCAGCCAGATCACCCCCGAGGCCGCCTACTTCTCCGCGGACGGCGGTGTCCGGTCGATCCACGCCGTGTTCGACCTGGCCGATCCGACCGACATCTGCCCCACGCTCGAGCCGTTCTTCACGGACCTCGGACGCCAACTGCGAGCTCGTGCCCTGCATGAACCAGGAAGAGCTGGAGGCGGGGATGGCCAAGCTGTTCGGCCGTGCCTGACACTCCTCCCAGACGCAGGAGAACCACCATGCCATCGAACATCGAACTCGTGCAGCAGATCTACGCCGCCATCGGTCGCGGCGACATCGGCACCGTGACCGCCATGATGACCAACGACGTCGAGATCCATGTCCCAGGCCCCGACGTGATCCCCTTCACGGGCACCTTCCGCGGCGCGGACGGTGTCGGGCAGTTCTTCCAGTCCATCGGCGCCAACTGTGACGTGGTCGCGCTTCAGCCCACCGAGTTCGTTGCCGATGACGATCACGTCGTGGTGGTTGGCAGCGAGACCCTGACGGCGAAACCGACGGGCCGCTCGTGGTCCACCGAGTGGGCGATGGTCTGGACGATCCTCGAAGGCAAGGTCTCGTGCCTTCGCGAGTTCCACCAGACCCACGCCATCGCTGCTGCGTTCGAATGAGTCGCCAAGCCGCGCGCCGGCGACCGGTCGGAACGCCGCCGGCTCTCGATCCGTCGCGGTCGAGCGCTACGGACCACCGAACACATCGACGCGACGACCCATCATCACCCCGGCGACGTCGGGTGTTTCGCACCAGAGGTCGGCTCGCCCAGAATCACGGTTAGCGTGCCCATGTGCAGATCTTTCTTGCCTATCGGGCACCCTGCTTGCATAATGTAAGCATGCCGAACGTACTCGTCCGTGATCTGCCCGACGACGTCCACGCTGAGCTCCAGCGCCGTGCCGAAGCGCGGGGGCAGTCGTTGCAGCAGTACCTGGCCGCGGAGCTCACGCGTTTGACCGGCACGCCGCCCCTGGATGAGGTGCTGGCGCGGATCTCGGGCCGGCGTGGGGGTCGCGTGGGGCTGACGCAGGCGGTTGAGGATCTGGACGCCGAGCGGGGCGGCCGGTGATCGTGGTCGATGCGTCCGTGCTAGCGAACGCGATCGGGGATGACGAGGCCGACGGACAACTGGCCCGCGACGCGATCGGTCAGGGTGGGGGTGCGAGCGCTCCCGATCTGGTCGATGTTGAGACGGTGGCGGTGCTGCGCAAGCGCTGGCTGGCCGGAACGCTGCCAGCACGGCGGTTCGCCTCGGCAGTGCGTGACCTCGAGGACCTGGCGCTCGACCGGTACCCGAGCCTGCGGCTGATGTGGCGCGCCTACGAGCTGCGTGACAACGTGACCCCCTACGACGCTGCGTACGTGGCGCTAGCCGAGGCGCTGGACTGCCCGCTGGTGACCGCGGATGCTCGTCTGGCCAAGGCACCGGGTATCCGGTGCGAGGTTGAGCTGGTCACGGCTCCGGGATGACGGCCTGCTCGCTCACGCGTCACGGTCTTCGCCTGGTCATCGCCCTCGGGTCGCCGCCGTCCTCGAAGGAGGCTCGCCCCACCCCTAGCGCGTCTGGGCGACGATTCAGTACACTAGGTTAAACGAATGCGAGGAAGCGGGATGGACGCGTGGGTGCTCGTGACGGGGGCGGCCAGCGGTATGGGGCGGGTCGTCGCCGAGCGACACCTCGCGGCGGGGCGGACCGTCGTCGGACTCGACCTCAACCCGGCGGGGCTCGAGGAGCTCGCCCAGGCGCACCCGCGCCTGCGCCCGTTCGAGGTGGACGTGTCCGACACGCGCGCCGTCGAGAAGGTCGTCACCGAGGCGGTGACCGAGCTAGGCGCACCGGCGCTGGTCTACACCGCCGCTGGGATCGGCCACACCGGGCGCATCTCCGAGACGCCGGCCGAGCGCACGCTCGCGCTGATGAACGTCAACTACGGGGGGACCGTCAACACGATCGCCGCGGTGCTCCCCGCGCTCATGGAGACAGGGTCAGGACGGCTGGTCGTGTTCGCCTCGCTGGCCGGTTGGGTGCCGGCGAGGAGCACCGGCCCCTACTCCGCGACCAAGGCGGCGGTGGTCCGTTACGCTGAGATACTGCGCTACGAGCTGCGGGGGACCGGCGTCGAGCTGACGTGTGTGTGCCCTCCAGCCGTCGATACGCCGTTGCTGGCCGACATGCCTGCGGCGCACGAGGGCCTCAAGTACGTGCCGGCGCTGAGACCCGAGGAGGTCGTCGATGCGATCGACCAGGCGGTCGCCAAGGGACGCTTCTGGGTCTTCCCGGGGCGGGGGACCGCCCTGATGTCGCGCTTCCGCCGTCACTTCCCCCGGACGCTGTGGCGGCTGCTCGACCACCTGCTCCCGAACGCCTGAGCCGACCGTGATCTGCTGCCTGCTCGCCGCCGCCATCATCGCCTTCTGGAAGCAGCTCGGGCGCGACGTCATGGCACGGCTGCGTGGACGCACGGTCGAGGACGAACCGATCCCCGTCCCTACGCCACGGATCGAGGTGACACCCGCGCCCGAGCCTTCCGGGCACGGCGATCTGGTCGGCGTGGGGTCGTGACGCGACCGGCCCGATGACCGTGGCCAGCCCGGCCATCCGGCTGCGGAACGCCCTGGGACGCGACACGGGCCCCGCCATGCGCGTGGCGACCGCAGCCGCGATCGCGGTCCTCGGCGTCGGGGCCGGTCTGGTCGCCTACCGCTGGTTCCTGGCGCGCATGATCGACGTCGGGTGGGTCGCGCTCCAGGCCGAGGGCGGCAGGGTGTGGCGCTCGTTCGAACCGTTCGGGGCCTCGCCCTGGTCGCTCGTCCTCGTGGGTGGCGTCGCGCTGGCCGCCCTGGCGGGGCGCGGAGGTCACCTCGGCCGGTCGTTGGCGCTCGCGGCGCTCGTGCTCGGGATCGTCTTCCTGGGCTGGAGCGAGGTGCAGCACCACTGGCTCGGCTGGATCGACGTCACCGAGGGAGGGTGGCGCTTCTGGCGCGATCAGCTGTTCCACGCCCCGGGGTTCGTGCTCGTCCTGGGCGGCTGGACGCTGGCCCGACGCGCGGTGGAGGACCAGCGTGACTGAGGTCATCGACGCCTGGATCCAGCCCTGGACCACAGAGGTCGTGGCGGGCATCCCTGAGCGCAACTGGGAGCTGGCACGGGCCTACGGCAACGCCGGTCGGCTCATGGCCGGCATCACGATCGAGAAGATGATCGCGGAGATGGACGCGGCCGGGGTGGGTCGAGCCCTGTGCTCTGCGGGGCCGCTCGTCGCCAACGACGTCGTGCTCGAGGCGGTGAAGGCCCACCCCGATCGGCTCGTCGGCGTGGCCAGCGTCGACCCGTGGGGCCTCGGCGGGGTCATGGGGGCGGTGCGCGAGTTGCGTCGCCTCGTGGAGGACCACGGCTTCAAGGGCCTCAAGCTCGAACCGTTCATCAACGACCGCGTCCTGACCGAGCCGCGCTGGTACCCGCTGTACGCGGCCTGCGTCGACCTCGGCATCACGCTGCAGACGCAGGTCGGCAACACCGGCCCGCCGACCTACCCGTCCGAGACCGGAAGGCCGCTGTACGTCGACCGCATCGCGGTGGAGTTCCCGGACCTGCGCATCGTGGCGGGCCACATCGGCTGGCCCTGGACCGACGAGATGATCGCCATCGCGTCGAAACATCTCAACGTGTGGATCGACACCAGCGCCTACCCGCCGAAGCGCTACCCGCCGTCGTTCGTTCACTACCTGCGGACGTGGGGGAGGAGCAAGGTCATCTGGGCGAGCGACTGGCCCATTCTCGACTTCGACCGCGCCCTGGCCGGGATCGACGACCTCGACCTGGCGGACGAGGTGCGTCGCGCGTTCCTGCACGACAACGCGGTCGCGGCGTTCGCGCTCGAGGACCGCGCGTGAACTTCGGGTTCGACGAGCGCGAACGGGCGTGGCGCGACGAGGTCCGTGCGTTCGTCGAGACCATCGACGGCGACCGCGTGCTCGAGCTGCGTCGGGAGATGGACGAGCTCGACATCGAGCGACACGCCGTCACCTTCTACCGCGAGCTGTGCGACCGCGGCTGGGTGGGTCTGGCGTTCCCGGAACCGTGGGGTCGGGGCGCGACCGTCACCGAGCGGATGATCATCCACGAGGAGCTCGACGCGGCCGCGCTGCCGCTTTGGGGCATGGAGACCAGCGAGGCCATCGGCTGGATGCTGGTGCGAAGCGGCCCGCCCGAGCTGGCCGAGATCCACCTTCCCCGCATCCTCGATGGCTCGTGGCAGTACTCCGGCGCCTACAGCGAACCCCAGGCCGGCAGCGACCTGCTGGCGCTCTCGACGCGGGCCGAGCGACGGGGTGAGGTCTACGTCGTCAACGGCGCCAAGCTGTGGACGTCGTCGGCGCACCTCGCCGACTGGATCTTCGCCATCGTCCGCACCGATCCCGCTTCGAGGCGACACCACGGGCTGTCGATGCTGCTGATCGACACGGCCTCTCCGGGTGTGGACGTCCAGCCGGTGCGGGTCATGGGCGGCTGGCGCGTGAACGCGGTGTTCTTCGAGGATGTCGAGGTGCCGGTGGGCAACCTCGTGGGCCAGGAGCACGAGGGCTGGTCGGTGCTCGCCACGGCACTGAACGAGGAGCGCTCGATGAGCTTCGGGGGGCGCGAGGCACGCCTGTTCCTCACGCGTGTGCTGCACCGCTTCGCCGGGCACACCGACGAGCTCGCGCCCCGCGACCTCGAGGCCATCGGCCGTCTCGCGACCGAGCTGGAGGTCGACCGGCTGCTGAACCTCCGCGTCGCCGCGATGGCCGAGCGCGGGCTTCCGCCGGCCGCCGAGTCATCGATGAGCAAGGTGTTCGGCTCCGAGTTGGCCCAGGACGTGGCGGCGTGGCTGACGGATCTGTTCGGGACGTCGGCGCAGGTGCCGGACGCGGCCGACACGCTCGTGGCCGACGCGGAGCTGTTCCAGCACACGGCGACCGTGTTGACGATCATCGGCGGGACCAGCGAGGTCCAGCGCAACATCGTCGCGACGCAGGGCCTCGGCCTGCCCAAGGGGTTCTGATGCTCGACGAGCGGTGGGGTGAGGACGAGGCGGCACTCGCGACGGGGCTGGCAGAGGTGCTCGCAGGCGTCTGCGGTACCGACGCCGTCCGAGCGGCCGAGGCCGCGGACGACGGTCGCGACCCCGACGTCGAGCAGGCCCTCGACCGGTTCGGCCTGTGGGACCTGCCGGGCGACGTCGGACTCGATGCCGTCGCTGCCTGGGAGCTCGGGCGTGCCCTCGCCCCGGTCCCGTTCGTCGAGACCGTGCCGGTGCGCCGCGTGCTCGATCTCGACGCGGCGTTCGCGCCGCGTGGGTGGGCGCCGGCCGCGTGCGCGTCGGCCGTGGTGGGGGACGGCGGGGCGCTGCAGCTCGTGCCGGTCACGGGACCGGCCCGACGCACGAGCGCCGGTGACTTGCTCGTCCAGGTGGGAGCCGGGGACTCGGCAAGCGAGGTGGTCGGCGACGCCGCTGTGGCCGATCGGCTCGCACGCCTGATATGGCTGATCGATGCCGCGCGCCTGGTCGGAGCGGCCGAGGCGGCGCTCGAGGTCGCCGTCGCCTACGCGAGCGAGCGCGAGCAGTTCGGCCGCCCTATCGGTTCGTTCCAGGCCATCGCCCACCGTCTCGTCGACGCGCGCACCGCGGTCGACGGGGCGGGGTTGCTCGTGCGGAAGGCGACGTGGCTCGCCGCCGAGGTCGGCGACGGCGCCCCGCCGGTCCCGTTCCCGGCGATGGTTCGGTGGAAGGCGGTCACCGCGGCTCGGCTCGTGGCCGCGACGGTCCACCAGACGCTCGGGGGCTACGGCTTCGCCCTCGAGCACGACGGTCAGCTCTACAGCCGCCGGATCCGCGCCTGGATCCTGCGCTTGCCCCGTCCGGAGGACGGGCTCGTCGACGTCGCCCGTCAGCTCCTCGATCCCGCCCGTCGTGACGCGGTGCCGTGGCTGTGGCACCACGAGCGGGGCGCGCCCCGCCCGCGATGGGCCGTCGAACTCGACGATCGCGGTCTGGGCTGACGGCGCCCCAAGGGCGGCACGCTCCCGCCCTGTCCGCCTGTCCGTGCGGGCTGCCCGGGGCAGCGACACACTCGATGGTGCTGCACTACGGGAAGGGAGCGGCATGAAGCACGATGAGTTCATCGGCTTGGTCCAGTCACGGGCCCGGCTCGACTCGCGCGGGGCGGCGGAGTCGGCGACGAGGGCGACGCTGACCACGCTCGCGGAACGTCTCG of the Actinomycetota bacterium genome contains:
- a CDS encoding response regulator transcription factor, with product MLDIEVSRRAFEQRAWVKAWEALAKADAATALDAATLEQLARTAYMLGRDDDYLSGLERAHHAHLKDGDVAAAARCAWWIGHHLLFRGRAGPAAGWFARGQRLLDSSGLDCVEVGWLKLPDVIKDLSRGRDAEAAATAAATAEIAERFGDQDLRALAVMERGRALVGAGDREQGLELLDEAMVGVTTGDLSPLVAGIVYCNTLAFLARIFELARAREWTAALTAWCDAQPEMIAHNGPCRVHRAEIMTLEGAWSDALDELRDLEQHYTAGVLNERAQGDAAYRKGELHRLRGELGAAETAYADAARLGRDPLPGLALLRLRQGDLRAGVSAIERALAETTSPLERAPLLAAQVELALADADVGPAREAAYELEQIASAGTSRALMATARDAAGQVALAEGDAAAALRNLRPAWYAWQGFGATYPAAWTRVHIGLACQALGDHEAASQAFESARDVFRQLGAAWDQGRVESLLSPGHGKSSSHGLTARELEVLGLVATGSTNREVAATLFISEKTVERHVSNIFTKLGVPNRASAGAYAHDHGLL
- a CDS encoding nuclear transport factor 2 family protein, producing MPSNIELVQQIYAAIGRGDIGTVTAMMTNDVEIHVPGPDVIPFTGTFRGADGVGQFFQSIGANCDVVALQPTEFVADDDHVVVVGSETLTAKPTGRSWSTEWAMVWTILEGKVSCLREFHQTHAIAAAFE
- a CDS encoding type II toxin-antitoxin system VapC family toxin, with protein sequence MIVVDASVLANAIGDDEADGQLARDAIGQGGGASAPDLVDVETVAVLRKRWLAGTLPARRFASAVRDLEDLALDRYPSLRLMWRAYELRDNVTPYDAAYVALAEALDCPLVTADARLAKAPGIRCEVELVTAPG
- a CDS encoding SDR family NAD(P)-dependent oxidoreductase; protein product: MDAWVLVTGAASGMGRVVAERHLAAGRTVVGLDLNPAGLEELAQAHPRLRPFEVDVSDTRAVEKVVTEAVTELGAPALVYTAAGIGHTGRISETPAERTLALMNVNYGGTVNTIAAVLPALMETGSGRLVVFASLAGWVPARSTGPYSATKAAVVRYAEILRYELRGTGVELTCVCPPAVDTPLLADMPAAHEGLKYVPALRPEEVVDAIDQAVAKGRFWVFPGRGTALMSRFRRHFPRTLWRLLDHLLPNA
- a CDS encoding amidohydrolase family protein — protein: MTEVIDAWIQPWTTEVVAGIPERNWELARAYGNAGRLMAGITIEKMIAEMDAAGVGRALCSAGPLVANDVVLEAVKAHPDRLVGVASVDPWGLGGVMGAVRELRRLVEDHGFKGLKLEPFINDRVLTEPRWYPLYAACVDLGITLQTQVGNTGPPTYPSETGRPLYVDRIAVEFPDLRIVAGHIGWPWTDEMIAIASKHLNVWIDTSAYPPKRYPPSFVHYLRTWGRSKVIWASDWPILDFDRALAGIDDLDLADEVRRAFLHDNAVAAFALEDRA
- a CDS encoding acyl-CoA dehydrogenase family protein, with the protein product MLELRREMDELDIERHAVTFYRELCDRGWVGLAFPEPWGRGATVTERMIIHEELDAAALPLWGMETSEAIGWMLVRSGPPELAEIHLPRILDGSWQYSGAYSEPQAGSDLLALSTRAERRGEVYVVNGAKLWTSSAHLADWIFAIVRTDPASRRHHGLSMLLIDTASPGVDVQPVRVMGGWRVNAVFFEDVEVPVGNLVGQEHEGWSVLATALNEERSMSFGGREARLFLTRVLHRFAGHTDELAPRDLEAIGRLATELEVDRLLNLRVAAMAERGLPPAAESSMSKVFGSELAQDVAAWLTDLFGTSAQVPDAADTLVADAELFQHTATVLTIIGGTSEVQRNIVATQGLGLPKGF